A window of the Harmonia axyridis chromosome 5, icHarAxyr1.1, whole genome shotgun sequence genome harbors these coding sequences:
- the LOC123681322 gene encoding ATP-binding cassette sub-family G member 8 produces MVRSRTPSQCDGSMTFEMQRKYSVPSNPESRAFSGTTSEDLHAWSIYRQNLNSDFTDNALGSQDKSPLPYGNFQLRDTTVQSILSHPRYGPKSALGSNMYTYLKFGLPRVFPPNHDPNRSGTPQHFIRNSSTRPREKSSKSGHRIPRDGSSGYDSSDNETANQYKQNRKYRSDPDFRMHNVNMTYQHETGIPLAALKQHGVSQPPPSQFNRNKSISEANLLMTEYSKGGYNPQMRDPRRNSVADFGMRDYVDHGTVGNMNRPFPKPESHLSYATRKSQPMAPRPEFLPSDDESRTVFLYPHLQVLGLSVCPERTSCCGGSHYLLLNDISFEVRGGEMLALISTSEEESTTLLDILAGRRDALAGDIILNGQRVRSNALKSRVAYVQNDLNLCEDMTVAQTLRFHYDLKKPTDKLGYFKLDAMDRINVLIEDLGLEQVRHTKVASMTVSEKRRLNVACQLLLDTDIVLFDQPTKGMDIFDTFFLVEYLRQWASGGTSNALGKIVILTLHPPTYEIFTMLSRILLLSAGRIMFSGRRRDMLPYFASVDYPCPSFKNPSDYYLDLVTLDDLSAEAMLESSQRIEQLAEIFRQKQEPLSDPGPPSSLPSTVKSSNFLVQASVLFTKSLVYTQTNTFLYWLTLLVASASLSLIVGAIFWDVPKTDYNLSLNDRPGYHYAVMCLMCWPLLLQLTYSEIRRNRKVVERDIRHGLYGRFTYIFFKTVFNIFPSLFIWIIYLVPSYSMSGLYMQSPNDYDGFYVYLGVMLLYLSCVQIFLTAFIYLFAASNASVFFASMVMTLLFSSSGYFIHFNDLPVYIKYLKFASPTEWLLPFLLNRELTPTALATVLSSPPLCRNKQIQHQDIIVQLPCPVPNGTQILHNYGFLDSQKEVINYENTPLALTIFYIACFVLTIFAFVVNFGSSKKNKQRNGNSY; encoded by the exons ATGGTACGAAGTAGAACACCTTCACAATGCGATGGATCCATGACGTTTGAAATGCAGAGAAAATACTCTGTTCCTTCAAATCCAGAATCCAGAGCCTTCTCGGGTACAACAAGTGAAGATCTTCATGCATGGTCCATATATCG GCAAAACCTGAATTCTGATTTTACCGATAATGCTTTGGGATCACAAGACAAGAGTCCACTGCCTTATGGAAATTTTCAGTTGAGGGACACAACAGTGCAATCCATTCTTTCTCATCCTAGATATGGACCGAA ATCTGCGTTGGGGTCCAACATGTACACGTACTTGAAATTTGGACTACCTAGAGTGTTTCCGCCAAACCATGACCCAAATCGTTCAGGCACACCTCAGCATTTCATTAGGAATTCATCAACAAGACCGAGAGAGAA ATCATCCAAATCAGGCCACCGAATCCCCAGAGATGGCAGCTCAGGCTACGACAGCTCAGACAACGAAACGGCGAATCAATACAAACAAAACCGGAAATACAGATCGGATCCCGACTTCCGGATGCATAACGTCAATATGACGTACCAACACGAG ACTGGAATACCTTTGGCAGCATTGAAACAGCATGGCGTCAGCCAACCTCCTCCAAGCCAGTTCAATCGTAACAAAAGCATCTCCGAAGCTAATCTTCTCATGACTGAATATTCGAAGGGCGGTTATAACCCCCAAATGAGGGATCCTAGGAGGAACAGTGTTGCAGATTTTGGTATGCGGGATTATGTAGACCATGG AACGGTTGGCAACATGAACAGACCTTTTCCTAAGCCAGAAAGTCACCTTTCATACGCTACAAGAAAATCACAACCTATGGCTCCAAGGCCTGAATTCCTTCCTTCAGACGATGAAAGTAGAACAGTTTTTCTCTATCCACATCTTCAA GTGTTAGGACTTAGTGTCTGTCCAGAAAGAACCTCCTGCTGTGGCGGTAGTCACTATCTCCTCCTCAACGACATATCCTTCGAAGTCAGAGGCGGTGAAATGCTTGCCCTAATATCCACCTCAGAAGAGGAGAGCACCACCTTGCTTGACATCCTAGCAGGAAGAAGGGATGCTCTTGCAGGAGACATCATCCTCAACGGACAACGTGTTAGAAGCAACGCCCTAAAATCAAGGGTGGCGTATGTACAAAACGACCTTAATCTTTGTGAAGACATGACAGTTGCGCAGACTCTCAGATTTCATTATGATCTCAAGAAACCCACTGATAAATTAGGATATTTCAAATTGGATGCCATGGATAGG ataaatGTTTTGATAGAGGATCTTGGTCTGGAGCAAGTGAGACATACCAAAGTGGCCTCGATGACTGTTTCTGAGAAGAGGAGGTTAAATGTAGCGTGCCAGTTGTTACTAGATACTGATATTGTATTGTTCGATCAGCCTACTAAGGGAATGGATATTTTCGATACTTTTTTCCTTGTAGAATACTTGAGGCAGTGGGCCAGTGGTGGAACGAGTAATGCTTTAG GAAAAATAGTTATATTGACCCTTCATCCTCCTACGTACGAAATATTCACAATGCTCTCCAGGATACTATTGCTATCTGCTGGAAGAATCATGTTCAGTGGTAGGAGAAGAGATATGTTGCCATACTTTGCCTCAGTAGATTATCCATGTCCTTCGTTCAAAAACCCTTCAGACTACTATT TGGATCTAGTGACCTTAGACGATTTATCCGCTGAAGCAATGCTTGAATCTTCACAGCGCATAGAACAATTAGCAGAAATTTTCAGACAGAAACAGGAACCTTTGAGCGATCCTGGACCGCCTTCTTCATTACCTTCAACTGTTAAATCTTCGAATTTCCTAGTACAAGCCTCTGTTTTATTCAC GAAATCGTTAGTTTACACCCAAACCAATACATTTTTGTATTGGCTGACGTTATTGGTAGCTTCAGCTAGTCTTTCCCTGATAGTAGGAGcaatattctgggatgtgcCAAAGACAGATTACAATTTGAGTCTGAACGACAGACCAGGTTACCATTATGCTGTGATGTGTTTGATGTGCTGGCCACTTCTATTGCAGCTGACCTATTCGGAAATAAGACGAAACAGGAAGGTGGTAGAGAGAGATATAAGACACGGACTCTATGGGAGATTTACTTATATCTTCTTCAAG actGTATTCAACATTTTTCCTTCCCTTTTTATATGGATAATTTATCTTGTGCCAAGTTATTCGATGTCCGGGTTGTATATGCAGAGTCCCAACGATTATGATGGATTCTACGTATATTTGG gtgttATGCTTTTATACTTGAGTTGCGTTCAGATATTCCTAACCGCATTCATATATCTGTTTGCTGCTTCAAATGCTTCAGTCTTCTTTGCGTCTATGGTCATGACGTTATTGTTTAGTTCATCTGgttacttcattcatttcaatgatCTGCCAGTGTATATTAAATATCTTAAGTTTGCAAGTCCCACAGAATGGTTGCTGCCTTTTTTGCTGAATCGAGAATTGACACCGACGGCACTAGCAACTGTTCTTTCATCGCCTCCCTTATGTAGAAATAAGCAG attcagcACCAAGATATAATTGTCCAGTTGCCATGTCCAGTACCTAACGGGACCCAAATATTACACAATTACGGCTTTCTAGATTCTCAAAAGGAAGTCATAAACTACGAAAACACTCCATTGGCTTTAACGATCTTTTATATTGCTTGCTTTGTCCTTACAATATTCGCATTTGTTGTCAATTTTGGTAGTTCAAAAAAGAATAAACAAAGAAACGGAAATTCATACTAA